The Pirellulaceae bacterium DNA segment AACGCTGAAAGCATCTAAGCGTGAAGCCCTCTCCAAGATTAGGTTTCGTATGTGCGTCAGCACGAGAGTCCCCTGGAAGACGACCAGGTTGATAGGCCGGATGTGTAAGCACGGTAACGTGTTCAGCTTACCGGTACTAACGGACGAAAGCTTGGCCACTTATATTCAACACTCTTGACGAAGATGGAGAGTCTTCGACATCAAGACGCCATTACCACAACCTTTTAAGTACGGCGAGCCGACAGGTTCGTCGTACTTTTTCCGGTGAACATATCGTAGTGGTCACACCTGTTCCCTTACCGAACACAGAAGTTAAGCACTGCGAGCCGATGATAGTACTGCAAGTGCGAAAGTAGGTATTGCCGGATTTTTTAAAGCTCTCTCTGACTTTGGTTAGAGAGAGCTTTTTTTTTTGATCCCACGCCTAGCGAGATAAGCCATTAGCAATGGGCTCGGAAAGACGGCCCGCGTGCGCAAAGTTGTAGCCGACCCATCGTCCTGATTTGTCGACCCATCGTCCTGATTGGAAGTCACGACCGATCGTATTTCTAGGTCATGAAGGGTGGTTGGGGGCTCAAACAGTTGAAACATGGCGGCCGGTTTTTGTTAGACTAGTGGCTAATTCGAATTTCTACTTGTTATGGAGCATCCCCCATGCCGACTTGTTTGACTCTTTTTCGTGTTGTGAACGTTTTCTGCATAGTGCTAGTGGTGCACTGTTCTAGCCACGCGTTTGGACAGGAAAACAATCAACCCCCCGAAGGCTATCGGGCCCTATTCAATGGGAAAGATTTGAGCGGTTGGTATGGATTGGAAACGATTGATCCCCGCAAATTAGCGGCGATGAGTGATCAAGATCGACAGACCAAACGGCAAGCCGATACGGCGAATGCGCGGAAGCACTGGACAGTCGAGAATGGCGATCTGGTGAATGATGGGAAAGGATTCTATCTGACCACCGACGATGATTTTGAAAACGTCGATTTCTGGATTGATTATGCCACGGTCCCCAAAGCAGACAGTGGAATCTATATGAGAGCCACGCCTCAGATTCAAATTTGGGATTACACGAAAGAGGGGGGGAAATGGAATATTGGTGCCGACAAAGGATCGGGTGGCTTGTGGAATAATAGCGCTGGCACGGCGGGCAAGGATCCGTCTGTCTTGGCCGATAAGCCTTTCGGCCAATGGAATCGATTTCGCGTTCAGCAGGTCGGTGCACGCACCTGGATCTGGCTGAATGGACAAGAAGTGGTCGACGGAGCGTTGATGGAAAACTATTGGGATCGAAAGAAACCCTTGGTTAAAAGCGGGCCCGTCCAACTGCAAACTCATGGTGGAGAAATTCGCTGGAAAAATATTTTTGCTCGCGACATTCCTTGGAATGAATCGCTGGAAATGTTGCGATCGCGAGACTCAGACGGTTTTGAAGCAGTTTTCAATGGCAAGGACTTTACCGGTTGGTCGGGGCCAACGGACGGATATGAAATTGTTGATGGGGCGCTCGGCTGTAAGTCGGGGTCCGGCGGAACCATCTTCACCGACAAAGTTTATGGCGACTTTGTCGTGCGTTTTGAGTTCAAACTTCCGCCTGGTGGTAATAATGGTCTGGCAATTCGCTACCCAGGAGCAGGTGACACAGCCTATGCGGGGATGTGTGAACTTCAGGTGCTTGACTCCGAACATCCCAAGTATGCCAATCTCGACGAACGACAATACCACGGCTCTGCCTACGGGATGGCTGCTGCCACGCGTGGTTATTTGCGACCTAGCGGGGAATGGAATTTCCAGGAAGTCACTGTGGAAGGTTCACGAATCAAGGTTGAGCTCAATGGGTACATCATCCTGGATACCGACTTGAGCCAGATCACCGAATACATGGCCAACAGTCCTCATCCAGGTAAGGATCGTAAAGAGGGCCATTTTGGTTTTGCGGGACACGGCGATTCGGTCCAATTCCGAAATATTTCGATTAAGCAAAAATAGGTCCGTTTAGGTGGAGCGGGTGGTCTAGGGTGACTATCTGCTGGTGTGGCGGAGGGGGTTGCGCGGCGACTGCTTGCAATGCTGGTGGTCGCCTGCTATGTTCCATGCGCAGTTCGGCTGACGGTCGGAAGAAAAACAGAGTCGGCTCGGGCTAACGGGGAGTGGCTTGATTGGGTGGTCGGAAGCCTGTGTCGCAGCAATGTGGCTCGATGGATTGTTTCACCACGTTTTAGTTTCGTGCTGTGCGAAACGGGTTGCGAAGTGCAAGGAACTAGCGATGCTCGTCCTTAGTCGAAAGGTCGGAGAGCGGATCTTGGTCGGTGACCAGATCACAATCACCGTAGTTCGCTTGACCAATGGCGGTGTGCGTTTAGGGATCGAAGCTCCCGGCGACTTAACCGTGGTTCGCGAAGAGGTATTGAAAGAGGATCGTCCCGTCTCCGCTAGAAAAGGATTGGCTTCTGATGCGGCGGGCTAACTAGCGAGACAACGTCGGCTGCTTGGCATAGCGAATACCGATTACCTCGGATAAGTCGGCCGTATCTCCCAGTTCGAGCGAGTCCAAATCCTTGTTGGCCTCAAGAATCTGTTTTAGTCGAGCTGCCTTGTCGGCGGCCGTATCTTCTCCACGCTGTTCTTCTCCGGGTGCACTGCCCCAGTCAAACTGCCGGCGATTTCGGGTGATCAGCATGAACCGTTTGGATGACGGTGCGGTGGCGTCGGCAGTCGATTCATTTGTGGGGACTTCAATGCGATGGAGTTTTAGCGGCTCCCAAATGTCTTCTAGCAGCGCGACGATACTGGCGGCTTTCACGACTCGATCATCGCCCCACGGATTGCCAGGTGGTCCGGCAGGTGATGTGTTGATGCCGGAAATCCAGGGATAGATGGCCGCTTCTTGCTCGGTCAATTCGACTGGCAGCAGGCAGCCATCAACGTCGATTGGAAGTAGGCCCGGTTCATCGAAATCTTCGAACATTCCGGCCGGTACCTCCACCATTGCGATCGGACGCCGATATTCTACTTGGACTTCGACAGCGGACGGAAATTGTTTGTTGACGAACTTGACTCGTTTGACCCAAGGTTGCACCCCGAATGCCTGTTTGACTTGAAGCACAAGTTTTTGGTCCAACAAGCTGGCGTTCTCAAGTTGGCCAAAAGCGATCGCGTTTTTTTTCACATCCGATCGAATCCACTCTGGCTGTTCATTGACGGTGAGTTTGGATGGGTCAAGGAGATAGGGGGTTTGGCGGAGTATTGTGTCGCTGTATCGATTCCAAAGATGGTAACTTCCAATCCCAAGAACGGTACAACCGAGCAGCGTTGCGGCAACAAACCACGCCTTACCTTCCAGGGGGCGGAACAAACGTCCGACGATTCCAACTGGCCCTTCTTGGGAGCGTTTGGCAGCCATTTTTGGACCTCCTTGTCCACAGTTGTGCATTATCTCAGCAGCGAAACTTTGCCCGGTTGGCAACTTGCCGCTACCAGATTCGTAACTCGCATTCAAGCGTCACACCCAGTCCCGCGTGCACTCGAGTCTTGGCCAATTCGATTAGTTTCTTCACGTCTTGGCTCTTTGCACCGGGGCTGGCGGTAACATAATTTGCGTTCTTATCGGAAATGCCCACGCCTCCAATTTGATAGCCGCGCAGACCTGCTTGATCGATTAACTCAGCCGCATTCATGCCTTGAGGATCCTTGAAAACTCGACCGGATCCAAGTTCCCCGAACGGTTGGGTTGATTTCTTAATAATCCAGGCTTTCTGCATACGTCGTGTGAGTTCGCTGGGGTCGCCTTTTTCCAGTACAAATTGAGCTTCCAGAATGGCGAGTTCGTCCAAATTGCTTTCCCGGTAGGAGAATCGCAAATCGGACCGCTCTCGGACTTTGATTTCTCCGGCATGGGTCACGACGGTGACTTGGTCCGTCCATTGACCGACGGATGCCCCGTGGCTATCCGAGTTTCCTTGGAGTGCGCCGGCGACAGAACCCGGTATGCCAACTAAAGATTCCATGCCCGCCAGTCCTTCACGAACGGCGGTTGAAACGACATGTCCGAGTTTCGTGCCTCCGCCGGTGATCAGGCGACAATCTTCCACACGGATTTCACTGAAGGCCGGAGCGGAGAGATGAATTACCAGCCCTGGAACACCCTCATCGGGCACCAATATTCGTGAGCCACCGCCCAAAAGACGGGTAGGGAGCTCGGCGGCCTGGGCGGCGCGGACTAATTCGACCAATTCATCACGACTCGTTGGTTCAGCGAAGTATTCCGCAGCACCTCCCAAACGCAGCCAGGTGTACGGCGCGAGTAATTCCTGCTCACGAACAATGTGTTCCAACCCTTGAAAAACCGACATGCAAGGTGCCCTTTTTCCACGTGAGCGAATCAACGCCCATGGCCTCCTACGAAAAAACTTCCAATCGGCGATAATAGGCGGGCTATGAGTGAGGTGTCAATGTGAAGCCGGCGAATGTTAGCTGAGTTGCTAGCGGTTTGCCGCTCTCTTGCCCTCTTTTTTTCTGCGGAGAGTTAAAAAATGCATGCTGAAATCATTGCAATCGGTGACGAATTAACCAGCGGAGAGCGGCTGGACACGAACAGCCAATGGATCAGCCAGCAGCTCGAGCAGCAGGGTATTCGTACCTTGTTTCATACAACGGTCGGTGATGATTTAGAGGCAATGATCGGCGTTCTTCGAATTTCGGCTCGTCGAGCTCCTTTGCTGGTGATCACGGGCGGATTGGGGCCTACCGCGGATGATTTGACCCGACAGGCGCTTGCTGCTGCGACCGGGACCGAGCTAAAACTGGATTCAGGAGTCCTTGAGCAGATTTCCCAGATGTTTTCATCTCGCGGCCGCCAGATGCCAGCTGCCAACGAAATTCAGGCCATGTTTCCCCAGGGCAGCCAAGTGATCCCGAATCCCTACGGAACGGCGCCTGGTATCGATTTGGAGATGCCTGGGGTCGAGCAACCGGCGTGCCGACTTTTTGCCTTACCGGGAGTTCCTGCGGAGATGAAGCAGATGTGGGTCCAAACTGTGGCGCCACGGATTCAAGGATCGATACGAAGTCAACAAGTCATTATGCACCACCGAGTGAAATGTTTCGGGGCCGGGGAGAGTCAGCTCGAAGGCATGCTACCTGACCTCATCCGCCGCGGTCGCGAACCGCGTGTGGGAATTACTGTTCATAAAGCGACAATTACACTGCGTTTGACCGCTTCGGGAACTGATCGGGAAGCGTGTTGGCTGAAAATGCAGCCAACCCTTTCCACGATCCATGAATGTTTGGGGGATTTAGTTTTTGGTACAGAGGACGACGAATTGGAGCATGCCGTCATTGGGTTGTTACAGGCAAATCGCCATAGCCTTGCCGTTTGTGAGTGGGGGACGGGAGGGATTGTCAGTCAATGGTTGCATGCCGTCTCCGCAGAAAACCATCCTCTGAAAGGTGCGACCGTTCTACGAGAACAAGCGTCTCTACAGTCGTTGCTCGAACTTCCGCCTTCCCCCTCGAAGCTCGGAGATGAGGCGGCGGTAGTCGGATTAATGGCCGAGGCCATCCGTCAGCGTAGCAACGCG contains these protein-coding regions:
- a CDS encoding DUF1080 domain-containing protein; this translates as MPTCLTLFRVVNVFCIVLVVHCSSHAFGQENNQPPEGYRALFNGKDLSGWYGLETIDPRKLAAMSDQDRQTKRQADTANARKHWTVENGDLVNDGKGFYLTTDDDFENVDFWIDYATVPKADSGIYMRATPQIQIWDYTKEGGKWNIGADKGSGGLWNNSAGTAGKDPSVLADKPFGQWNRFRVQQVGARTWIWLNGQEVVDGALMENYWDRKKPLVKSGPVQLQTHGGEIRWKNIFARDIPWNESLEMLRSRDSDGFEAVFNGKDFTGWSGPTDGYEIVDGALGCKSGSGGTIFTDKVYGDFVVRFEFKLPPGGNNGLAIRYPGAGDTAYAGMCELQVLDSEHPKYANLDERQYHGSAYGMAAATRGYLRPSGEWNFQEVTVEGSRIKVELNGYIILDTDLSQITEYMANSPHPGKDRKEGHFGFAGHGDSVQFRNISIKQK
- a CDS encoding carbon storage regulator, with translation MLVLSRKVGERILVGDQITITVVRLTNGGVRLGIEAPGDLTVVREEVLKEDRPVSARKGLASDAAG
- the murB gene encoding UDP-N-acetylmuramate dehydrogenase — its product is MSVFQGLEHIVREQELLAPYTWLRLGGAAEYFAEPTSRDELVELVRAAQAAELPTRLLGGGSRILVPDEGVPGLVIHLSAPAFSEIRVEDCRLITGGGTKLGHVVSTAVREGLAGMESLVGIPGSVAGALQGNSDSHGASVGQWTDQVTVVTHAGEIKVRERSDLRFSYRESNLDELAILEAQFVLEKGDPSELTRRMQKAWIIKKSTQPFGELGSGRVFKDPQGMNAAELIDQAGLRGYQIGGVGISDKNANYVTASPGAKSQDVKKLIELAKTRVHAGLGVTLECELRIW
- a CDS encoding CinA family nicotinamide mononucleotide deamidase-related protein, whose protein sequence is MHAEIIAIGDELTSGERLDTNSQWISQQLEQQGIRTLFHTTVGDDLEAMIGVLRISARRAPLLVITGGLGPTADDLTRQALAAATGTELKLDSGVLEQISQMFSSRGRQMPAANEIQAMFPQGSQVIPNPYGTAPGIDLEMPGVEQPACRLFALPGVPAEMKQMWVQTVAPRIQGSIRSQQVIMHHRVKCFGAGESQLEGMLPDLIRRGREPRVGITVHKATITLRLTASGTDREACWLKMQPTLSTIHECLGDLVFGTEDDELEHAVIGLLQANRHSLAVCEWGTGGIVSQWLHAVSAENHPLKGATVLREQASLQSLLELPPSPSKLGDEAAVVGLMAEAIRQRSNADFGLAVGQLPVESDQMPRVYLGLSGPRGTDVQSRLFAGHPDILLDRAAKQALDLLRLHLISNENENKELS